A portion of the Oreochromis niloticus isolate F11D_XX linkage group LG10, O_niloticus_UMD_NMBU, whole genome shotgun sequence genome contains these proteins:
- the gabra6b gene encoding gamma-aminobutyric acid receptor subunit alpha-6 produces the protein MLILKVDLGFLVVRCRGMAFLVTCLFLSCYSASSVWGNQHSETSIYLDNITRILDRLLDGYDNRLRPGFGGPVTEVKTDIFVTSFGPVSDVEMEYTMDVFFRQTWIDERLKFEGPIEILRLNNLMVSKIWTPDTFFRNGKRSISHNMTTPNKLFRIMQNGTILYTMRLTINAECPMRLMNFPMDGHACPLKFGSYAYPISEIVYTWKKGPLSSVEVPQESSSLLQYDLIGQTVSSERLKSNTGEYVIMTVHFHLQRKMGFFLIQTYIPCIMTVILAQVSFWINKESVPARTVFGITTVLTMTTLSISARHSLPKVSYATAMDWFIAVCFAFVFSALIEFAAVNYFSTLQANREHRKAAAMKAAAQEAAAAAAAPAVAAGNDVEVSSVDASSVLKKRMNSTPMFERPAKTFPNPPVNAQAFLQQGSAVPANNVLTGTSIIDKYSRILFPLSFGAFNLVYWIVYLTKDTMEMSRDTI, from the exons ATGCTGATTTTAAAAGTTGACCTGGGATTTCTAGTTGTCAGGTGTCGAGGCATGGCTTTCCTTGTAACTTGCTTATTTTTGTCTTG TTACAGTGCTAGCAGTGTTTGGGGAAATCAGCACAGTGAGACCAGTATATATTTGGATAACATCACGCGTATATTGGATAGATTACTGGATGGCTATGACAACAGACTGCGACCTGGATTTGGAG GTCCAGTTACAGAGGTCAAAACTGACATCTTTGTCACCAGCTTTGGACCTGTTTCGGATGTTGAGATG GAATACACCATGGATGTGTTCTTTCGCCAGACGTGGATTGACGAACGACTAAAATTTGAGGGCCCCATTGAGATCCTGCGGCTCAACAACTTGATGGTCAGCAAGATCTGGACACCGGACACATTTTTCCGCAATGGCAAGAGGTCGATCTCTCACAACATGACTACCCCCAACAAGCTGTTCCGCATCATGCAGAACGGAACTATCCTCTACACCATGAG ATTAACTATAAATGCAGAGTGCCCCATGCGTCTGATGAACTTCCCCATGGATGGCCATGCCTGCCCACTTAAGTTTGGGAGTT ATGCTTACCCTATCAGTGAAATTGTGTACACATGGAAGAAAGGTCCTCTGTCATCTGTTGAAGTGCCACAGGAATCATCCAGTTTGCTGCAGTATGACCTTATTGGTCAGACAGTGTCCAGCGAGAGACTAAAATCCAATACAG GTGAATATGTCATTATGACCGTTCATTTTCACCTGCAAAGGAAAATGGGCTTCTTCTTGATTCAGACTTACATTCCCTGTATCATGACTGTCATCCTGGCCCAAGTCTCATTCTGGATTAATAAGGAATCAGTTCCAGCTCGGACTGTGTTCG GTATCACCACTGTCTTGACGATGACAACACTCAGCATCAGTGCCCGCCACTCACTCCCTAAAGTCTCCTATGCCACAGCCATGGATTGGTTCATTGCTGTTTGCTTTGCCTTTGTCTTCTCCGCCCTGATTGAGTTTGCAGCCGTCAACTACTTCTCCACCTTACAGGCCAACAGGGAACACCGGAAAGCAGCGGCCATGAAGGCAGCAGCTCAGGAGGCAGCCGCTGCAGCCGCAGCTCCCGCTGTGGCCGCAGGGAATGACGTAGAGGTGTCCTCA GTGGATGCCAGTAGTGTGCTTAAGAAGAGGATGAACTCCACCCCGATGTTTGAGCGTCCTGCCAAGACATTTCCCAACCCACCGGTCAATGCCCAAGCATTCCTCCAGCAAGGTTCGGCTGTACCGGCCAACAATGTTCTGACTGGCACCAGCATCATCGACAAATACTCACGCATCCTTTTCCCCCTTTCGTTTGGCGCCTTCAACCTGGTCTACTGGATTGTCTATCTCACCAAGGACACAATGGAGATGTCCAG